In the genome of Pempheris klunzingeri isolate RE-2024b chromosome 3, fPemKlu1.hap1, whole genome shotgun sequence, one region contains:
- the LOC139199404 gene encoding uncharacterized protein, translating to MFASFAIFLLCWMSVSHSAPLVCEELVHPLANMDPHHIEGRWSLVAGSLNHPPSMEALRLRDSITMYFSNSNVTSNFSYTQVNRCGDQCQYLPYNISVEGSTFTFEVGNRFNLTGFFLYTSCPDCVVMQWIVKSKRRSSVDLYLLSRRREVERREMEEFKAQLKCFQLPLPVEMDPTKELCPEQPEVQATSATAAQVEKKTGEQTA from the coding sequence ATGTTTGCTTCATTTGccatctttctcctctgctggaTGTCTGTGAGCCATTCAGCTCCTCTGGTCTGTGAAGAATTGGTCCACCCTTTGGCTAACATGGATCCTCATCATATCGAGGGCAGGTGGTCTTTAGTGGCAGGTAGTCTCAACCACCCGCCATCCATGGAGGCCCTGAGACTGAGAGACAGCATCACTATGTACTTCTCCAACTCCAATGTAACGTCCAACTTCTCATACACCCAAGTCAACCGCTGTGGTGATCAGTGCCAGTACCTGCCCTACAACATCTCAGTAGAAGGCAGCACCTTCACCTTTGAAGTGGGGAATCGCTTCAACCTCACTGGGTTTTTCCTCTATACGTCCTGTCCAGACTGCGTCGTGATGCAGTGGATTGTGAAGTCAAAGAGGAGGTCGTCTGTAGACTTGTACCTgctgagcaggaggagggaggtagagcggagggagatggaggagttCAAGGCTCAGCTGAAGTGCTTTCAGCTGCCTCTGCCTGTTGAGATGGATCCTACCAAGGAGCTTTGTCCAGAACAACCTGAGGTCCAAGCTacatcagcaacagcagctcaggtggaaaagaaaacaggggAACAAACGGCCTGA